From the Thermocladium sp. ECH_B genome, the window ATGCTGGGATCTATCCATGCTTTTCCATCATCCTTGGGTTGAATTGCTGGGCAAGCGATCATGTTGTAGCATATGCCGCATGCCTTGCATGCCTCATCATTCACGTAATATAGGAGGGGCTTTGCTCCCTCCCTCTTCAATTCCTTAACGGCCTCCAGTGCGCATGCCCTCCTAGCCACCACCACGGAGACTTCTCCCCTCTTCACGTCATCAATGGCCCTCCTCATTGTGGCGATCGCCTCCTTGATGTTGAATGGATCAATGGAGTACACATTCCTCACGCCCAAGCCCCTTGCAGTGTCCTCTATTGGTATTGAGTGGGTGGGGTTGGGTTGGCCGCCCGTCATAGCGGTAGTCCTATTATCTAGGACAAGGAGTAGGAGGGGTGTCCTATTATAAACAGCATTGGCCAGCGCGGGTAGACCTGAATGGAAGTAAGTGGAGTCCCCTATCACCGACACCACGAATGATTTCTCCCCGTTCCCCCTGTATATGCCCATGCCGACTCCAAGGGAACTACCCATATCGGTCAATACATCCTCCTCATCAAAGGGAAGATTTATGCCTAGACTATAGCACCCAATATCGCCGCTGAAGAGCGGTTTCGCTCTGGCAGTGTTGGATGCCAGCTTCAAGGCGTAAAACGATGCTGCATGCGGACAACCTGGGCAAAACACCGGCGGTCTCTGTGGCGCTTCATACCCCATCTCTACCCGTGGTCTCCTCGGGGGCTGTATGCCTAGGGCCCCCGCTATTACCGCATTAACCTTATCAATTGTGAGTTCCCCCGCGGGAGATATGAAGCTTGACTTGCCGAGGATGGGTAACCTAATTCCCTCATCGAATAACGCAGCCTTTAGCTGAGTCTCGATAACGGGATCGCCCTCCTCAATCACCACGATCTTCTTTGCCCCAGTGGCTAAGTCAAGCAGCTTCCTGCGTTGGATTGGAACGGAGGCGCTGAGGTTTATCACCGTGGGATTAACTTCCAATTCATTTATTGAGTCCAGCACGTATGTGAATGCGGATCCACTCGTCACTATTAGCAAGTCATCCCCGCTTCGAATAGTCACGGGCAGCTCCTCCACTGCCTCCCCTATCTTCATCCACCTATCCAACAATTCATTCCTCAATTTACGCGCATTGCTTGGGATCAAGGCGAATCTCTTCTGCCTCCTATCGATGCCGCCTCCAAATATTGGGGATGCATTGCTGCACGCCTCCACTGCTTCCCTGGTGTGAGATACTCTCGTGACTGTCCTAAAGAGGATGGGGTGCTTCATTCGTGAGCTGAATTCCATGGATATCTTAGCCAAGTCCTTGGCGTTGGCCGGGTCATACGGCTCCAGGACAGGTATGTATGCATGGATGCCGACCCACCTATTGTCCTGCTCATTCTGGCTGGACCACATGCCCGGATCATCCGCTGTGACTATCACTAGGCCGCCCTCCACCCCCGTGTATGCGCTTGACATTAGGGGATCCATGGCTACATTTAGCCCCACATGCTTCATGGTGGCTATCGCCCTGGCCCCAGTCATGGCTGCACCATACGCGCCCTCCAGCGCTACCTTCTCATTGCTGGACCACTCGGCGTATATTCCGTATTTCTTTCCCTCCTCCATGATGTACTCCATTATCTCGCTGCTGGGGGTGCCTGGGTAACCCATGGCTACGGCTAGGCCTGCCTCAATGAATCCTTGGGCGATGGCGTGGTTGCCGAGCATGAACCTCCTTATGCAGTTCATGGGGCGTCTTGGTTTTTGTGTGTTTATATATATTTTCCCCTATATATAATACATATAATACCCAAAAACAAAAACTGTGATTATATTAAGCCACGCGCCCAGCCAGTAATAGGGGCATGCAATATAAGCTATCCAAGACTGAAATGATGGTTGGAGAAATGTATTTCAAGCAGGGAATGAAGCCGAGGGACATAGCGGATAAGCTCGGCATCTCCGTTAACACGGTTTATAAAGCCATCTCCAAGTATAAAGCCGTATATGGAGACAAATGGGTGGAGGAAGAAGAGGAGCCATCTCCCCCCGCCCCATCCACTGTTAACGAGCCGATAAGCGATAAGCCTCCCCTCACGATAACATTCACGGTAACCACTCAATACTCTCCATCCCCACAAGTAATACAGGAGAAATGTGATGATCAATTACAAGTAGAGCTCCTCCTCAAAATGGCCGCATCAATAAACGAATTATTTCTGAAGATCAATGAATTATCCAGGAAAATAGAGCAAATAATGCAGCAACCAATAAGGAAGGAGCAAGAATCGATAAGCAACACGGTAGGCGAGGGCGCCCCTGAATTCATAAGGGATAACGTGTGGATAGACGTAATACGATCAAGCACTCGCATTAATCATCATATGGCTGGCCTAATGGGGATAAGGCATTAAATGCCTGCCTAAATGGAGTCGCCATGTCATTAGTGCTCGTCAATTGCAGCAAGTCAAAGGCAATCAATCCACTTAAGTTACCGGAAATAATGAGAGGCATCATCGATGTGCCGAGCGATGACATAGATAAGGAGGAGCATTACAGGTCCATGCTGAGCCAATACTTAACCAGGGCAGAACAACTTTACAGGGGACCCGAATTCACGGCATATAAATCGCTCGCTAATAGGTACGGGGCTAGCCTCCTAATTCTATCGGCTCGCTATGGATTAATAAGGGGAAGCAGGGAGATCCTTCCCTACGATGCGACGCTTGCAGGCAAGGGACGGGATTATATCGAGGAAACAGTGAATAAGTGGATCGCGTACGGCAATTACGACGCGGAAATGCTGAGGATGAGGTGGCGATGCGCTGTCATTAGGCTTAGCCGCAATTACCTATTATCGCTGCGACTCATCGGGGAAAGATTGGGCTTTAACCCGTGCACGGTGGGGGAGAGGACCATAATGATAGGCTCCAAAACCGAATTGGATTCATTGGGTGGGGAATGCTTTAAGGTCTATATAAAAGGCAATGGGGAAGCACGTAAAGTGGCTCGCCTAATAGACATTAATGAGTGCTCCCTGCAGTCCCCTCCATCTTAAGGCATTTTAATTATAATTTATTTCTATTCTTAGTAAGGGATTAATTATTGAAGAGGTACTATGCCTAATTCCTTGGCTCTGCTTGGGGTAGTATAGATCTCTATCCTGTGTCCCTTTGAGACGAGCGTGATTACTCCCTTGGAGTGAAGCGTTCTCAGGACTTGTATTGCTTGATTCATTTTTATTCCGTATTTTGATGATAATAGGTATGGAGTGGCGTACTCCATTTTAGTTATTTCCTTCTCTATTTGATTCATTAATTCAACTGTTAAGTCGCCAACGGGCTTAACTGCCTCCTCCTTTTTTCCCTTGCCTTTCTCGGGCTTCTTTTGCGCAGCTGCCTCCTTTCCCTTTTCCTGTTGTTTTTTAGCCATTTGGGACAGCGTTGGCTTCTTTTTTCCACCCATGCTTTTAGCCGAGGAGTTGGTGATTAAATATTTTTCCCATTGGTATGCGCAACCTGATGGTTGGTCGCGTATTCCATTTTTTAATGTTTTTAAACAAAACGCTTTTAAAGTTTTTTAAATTCGCTTAAAAAGTAGTTATGCCAAAGGAACCAAGCTATAGGATAGAGAACATAGTTGCGACGGTTAACTTAGGGGTTGATCTTAACTTAGAGATGCTTGCCGAGAAGCTCCCCGCCGCCGAGTACAATCCGGAGCAGTTTCCCGGCCTCATATTGAGGCTGCAAAAGCCCAAGATATCGGCATTGATATTCAGGACCGGCAACATGGTTTGCACGGGAGCCAAGAGCGAGGAGGAGTTGAAGAGAGCCATTAAGAGCCTCATCAAGATACTTAACGAGTATGGGGCCGAGATACCCATGAACCCGGATATACAGGTACAGAACATAGTTGCCTCAGGCAACCTACATGCAGAGGTTGATATAGAGAGATCAGCCCTCATGCTGGAGAACTCCATGTATGAGCCGGAGCAGTTTCCCGGCCTCATATATAGGATGGGGGATCCAAAGGTAGTTCTACTCATATTTAGCTCCGGTAAGATAGTGTGCACCGGCGCCAAGAGGGATCTACAGGTCAAGGAAGCCATAGTTAAGCTATATGATAAGTTAAAGGACGTGGGCGCCCTCTATGAGCTAAGCGAGGAGACGGGTGAAGCTGAGGAATTATGATATGTGCATTAAAGGCGCGAGTCTCCTCCTCCGGGATGATGTGCGGGAGCCCATTGATTCCTTCATAATGGTAGGGCCAATTAGGTTCAATGATTTATTCTCGGTTATAGATAAGGAGTGGAATATGTTAATTCAATTAAGCGATATTTCCCAGCTTAACCCGCGACTAATGAAGCGGCTCAAGTCCAAAATGCTTGTGCTAAAGCTAAATCGAATTTCGTGGTTAGACATGTATTTCGTGGCCCACATGATTAAATCATTACGGGAATCCCAAGCAATGCTGGGCCTCGACTTCACGCAGTACCTGCAATTATCATCAATGCCCCTCCTAGAGGAGATTCCCATATTCTTAATGCCAAGCGATGATGGGATCGATATCATTCCGCGGATCAAGAATGTCAGGTGGGGCCTCCTCATCACGCGGCGGCACTTGGCTCGCCTCGATAAGGTATATAGGTTCCTCCTCAGCATGGAACCGCGGTACTTGGTTTTCGACGATGACTCGATGAGGACTAACTTCATTAATATACAGAAGGCATTCTGCAATGGCTACTCCCTGAATTGCGAATATAATTGCCTAGATCCAGTGGAGTGCCTAATAAAGTGCCCAACAGTGGATGCCGAGAAGCAAATAGAGCCTGCCTAATTTTGAGGGAAAACATTAATAAGCAATATATTCCCCTCATCTTGTGGACATGAATGATATTTACGACGCAGCTTTGAGAAGCGCATTGATGAATGCGGTGAAGTTCGGCGGATCCGCTGACGTGAAGGCCGTAATGACGAGGATCCTAACGGAGAGGCCGGACTTAAGGCAACGCGCAAAGGAGGTCAAGGCAATAGTTGAGGAGGTGGTGGCTAAAGTGAACTCAATGAAGCCCGAGGAGCAGAAGCAACTGCTTGAGGAGAGGTGGCCTGATGCATTAATGCCGGAGAAGAGGCACGTGGAGGAGAAGAAGGGAATAGAGACGCTGCCCCCCCTCCCCGGCGCAGATAAGTATCAATTAATAAAGCTGAGGTTCGCCCCTAATCCCGACTTCGTGCTTCACTTGGGCAGCGCGAGGCCGGCCATAATTAACTATGCATATAAGGTTAAGTACGGCGATAAGGCTCGCTTCGTGCTTAGGTTTGAGGACACGGATCCCAGAACCAAGAGACCCATGAAGGAGGCCTACACGGCTATAAAGGATGACCTAAAGTGGTTGGGGATTAAGTGGGATGAGGAGTACGTGCAGTCCCAACGAATGGAGGTGTACTACGACCACGTGAGGCGAGCCGTTTCAATGGGTAAGGCATATGTGGTCGCAAAGGGAACGCAGTGCGACCCGGATCAATGGAAATCATTAAAGGCGCAGGGCAAGCCGTGCGCTAATAGGGAGGCCGACCCAGCCCTGAACTCCGAATTACTTGACCAAATGTTTCAGGGAGTATTTGGGGAAGGGGAGGCCGTGGTGGCAATTAAGACGGATTTATCGAGTCCCGACCCATCGTTAAGGGATTGGATTGCCCTGAGGATAATTGATACGCATAAGTCGCCTCACCCACTCGTTGGGGATAAGTACATTCTGTGGCCAACCTATAACTTCGCCGTGGCCATTGATGATCACTTGCTCGGCATAACCCACATACTTAGGGCCCAGGAGCATAGGGTTAACACGGTTAAGCAGAGCTACGTCTATAAGGCATTTAATTGGGAGATGGGGGAGACCATACACTTCGGCAGATTACATATAGAGGGTGCCTCCCTCAGCAAATCGATCCTGAAGAAGTATGATTTGCCATTCAACGACATCACTCTTCCAACATTGGCTGGGCTAAGGGAGCGTGGCATACAGCCAGAGGCGATTTGGGAAGTGATTCTCTCCGTGGGGATAAAGGAGAATGATGCTACCATATCCATGGATAACCTCTTCGCCGCGAATAGGAGAATCCTAGAGCCCCGCGCCAATAGATTCATGTTCGTCAAGGACCCCGTTCCCCTCGAGATAAGGACGGAGTCGCCGCTTAAGGCCCGCATCCAGTATCATCCAAGTCATCCAGAAAGGGGATTCAGGACAATAGAGTTATCCCCAATTAATGGCTTGGTAACGGTATATGTTTCAAGAAGCGATTTATCCTCGATGCTCCCCGGCTCCGTGATTAGGTTAATGGATTTAGCCAACGTTAAGATCCTCCTAGAGAATGGCCAATACAGGGGAGAGATACAGAGCCTCGGCGTTGAGGATGCAAAGAAGCATGGCTACAAGATAATTCAATGGGTGCCTCCATCCTCGGTTCCTACTAGGGTGATAGTGCCGAGCGGCGTGGGCAAGAGGGATACCCATGAGGGCCAAAGCGAGCCGGCCGCAGCGTCGGAGNTAGGGGTGGGCGACGTGGTTCAATTGGTTAGGTATGGCTTCGTCAAGTTAAGCAGCAAGACCGCGGATGGCCTTGAGTTCATCTATATACATGGGTGAATATGGTTGAGGATTTGGTTCGACGCATTAACGGCTAAGCAGGCCCGCATAGCATCAATTCTTTACCTGGAGGGCCAGCGTCAGGGAATAGATGTGGAAGTGACGTGTAGAGGTTATGACTATGTGGAGAACATTTTCAAGCTGTATGGGGTTCCCCATAAGTGCGTGGGCCTCCATGGATCTGACCCACTCGATAAGTTGAGGAAAGGCTTTGAGCGATCCCTCCTCCTACTGAATGAGTTAGGGGACTTCGATGTTCATGTATCCCTCACATCCCCTGACGCGTTTAGGATAGCTTTTGGACTTAATAAACCCATAATAGCAATAACGGATACTCTTCACTCATTCTTCGTGAATAAATTAACGCTGCCGCTTGCTTCACTGATAATACTACCCAACGCGTTGCCGCATAATGATGTGTTGAAGTATGTTCCATGTGATGAACGCAGCTCCCTGCGATGGTTTAATGGCTTATTCGAGGTCATGTGGATAAATAGGTTCACTCCCAACCTAGATGAAATAAAGAAGCTTAACCTGGAGCCCGATAATTACGCCGTGTTCAGGTTCGAGGAGAGCTTGGCCTCGTATTATAGTTATGGGGATAAGNTGGACATCGGTATTAAGGCAATAGAGGAATTAGTGAGGAGGGGATTCAGGGTAATAGCGTTCCCCAGGTACCCGCATCAAGCCGAGGCAATTAGGTCTAGATTTGGTGATGCAATAATAATACCGGAGACGCCGCTGGATGGACTCAATTTAGCGTATCACGCTGCGTTAGTGATCACGGGGGGCTCAACATTCTCAACGGAGGCCGCATTGCTGGGGACGCCCTCGATCTCCTACTTCCCATCCACTTACTACATTGATGATTACTTAATAAAGCAAGGATTCCCCCTCTATAGGTGCAAGCCAAGCGAATTAATTAATTGCTTATCCAGCATTGACTTAACTAAGAGGAGGCAAGCCATAACTGGCCTAGTGGATCCAACCAGTATAATACTGGAGTCGGCTAGATCCTTTTCGCATTCCTAATGCTGAGGTCTCCTCCCTTAACTACGTATATGGGCTTTGATTCATCCATGGATTTAAGCACGCCGATCGCGAACTCCAACTCCATTAAGTCGATCTCGGTCTCCAGCGTGCTTCTC encodes:
- a CDS encoding indolepyruvate ferredoxin oxidoreductase subunit alpha encodes the protein MNCIRRFMLGNHAIAQGFIEAGLAVAMGYPGTPSSEIMEYIMEEGKKYGIYAEWSSNEKVALEGAYGAAMTGARAIATMKHVGLNVAMDPLMSSAYTGVEGGLVIVTADDPGMWSSQNEQDNRWVGIHAYIPVLEPYDPANAKDLAKISMEFSSRMKHPILFRTVTRVSHTREAVEACSNASPIFGGGIDRRQKRFALIPSNARKLRNELLDRWMKIGEAVEELPVTIRSGDDLLIVTSGSAFTYVLDSINELEVNPTVINLSASVPIQRRKLLDLATGAKKIVVIEEGDPVIETQLKAALFDEGIRLPILGKSSFISPAGELTIDKVNAVIAGALGIQPPRRPRVEMGYEAPQRPPVFCPGCPHAASFYALKLASNTARAKPLFSGDIGCYSLGINLPFDEEDVLTDMGSSLGVGMGIYRGNGEKSFVVSVIGDSTYFHSGLPALANAVYNRTPLLLLVLDNRTTAMTGGQPNPTHSIPIEDTARGLGVRNVYSIDPFNIKEAIATMRRAIDDVKRGEVSVVVARRACALEAVKELKREGAKPLLYYVNDEACKACGICYNMIACPAIQPKDDGKAWIDPSMCSGCSVCAQVCPYDAIKPKGDPSWLKKWGEAL
- a CDS encoding TATA-box-binding protein produces the protein MPKEPSYRIENIVATVNLGVDLNLEMLAEKLPAAEYNPEQFPGLILRLQKPKISALIFRTGNMVCTGAKSEEELKRAIKSLIKILNEYGAEIPMNPDIQVQNIVASGNLHAEVDIERSALMLENSMYEPEQFPGLIYRMGDPKVVLLIFSSGKIVCTGAKRDLQVKEAIVKLYDKLKDVGALYELSEETGEAEEL
- a CDS encoding glutamate--tRNA ligase, with product MNDIYDAALRSALMNAVKFGGSADVKAVMTRILTERPDLRQRAKEVKAIVEEVVAKVNSMKPEEQKQLLEERWPDALMPEKRHVEEKKGIETLPPLPGADKYQLIKLRFAPNPDFVLHLGSARPAIINYAYKVKYGDKARFVLRFEDTDPRTKRPMKEAYTAIKDDLKWLGIKWDEEYVQSQRMEVYYDHVRRAVSMGKAYVVAKGTQCDPDQWKSLKAQGKPCANREADPALNSELLDQMFQGVFGEGEAVVAIKTDLSSPDPSLRDWIALRIIDTHKSPHPLVGDKYILWPTYNFAVAIDDHLLGITHILRAQEHRVNTVKQSYVYKAFNWEMGETIHFGRLHIEGASLSKSILKKYDLPFNDITLPTLAGLRERGIQPEAIWEVILSVGIKENDATISMDNLFAANRRILEPRANRFMFVKDPVPLEIRTESPLKARIQYHPSHPERGFRTIELSPINGLVTVYVSRSDLSSMLPGSVIRLMDLANVKILLENGQYRGEIQSLGVEDAKKHGYKIIQWVPPSSVPTRVIVPSGVGKRDTHEGQSEPAAASEXGVGDVVQLVRYGFVKLSSKTADGLEFIYIHG